A portion of the Celeribacter baekdonensis genome contains these proteins:
- a CDS encoding flagellar hook capping FlgD N-terminal domain-containing protein — MTNTIAPATTTSSSSAGSKSSNANDTSSAVGSDFDTFLKMLTVQMQNQDPLNPIDSTDYATQLATFSSVEQAVLTNDLLEDLSAQLGLMGFSQLSGWVGMEARSEEAAYFDGSPISLKSDPATAADKTILIVRDSKGDVVQKVTMDPTSDIVEWAGVDEDGDPLKSGLYSFELENYSGETYLSTSSVETYSRIVEARFDGGSTILVLEGGNEIDSDSVTALRDPS, encoded by the coding sequence ATGACCAACACAATTGCACCGGCGACGACCACGTCCTCAAGCTCCGCAGGTTCGAAATCCTCGAATGCCAATGACACGTCAAGCGCCGTCGGGTCCGATTTTGATACGTTTCTCAAAATGCTGACCGTACAAATGCAAAACCAAGATCCGCTTAACCCGATTGATTCTACCGATTACGCGACACAACTCGCGACATTCTCATCGGTCGAACAGGCGGTTTTGACCAATGATCTTCTAGAAGATCTCTCGGCTCAGCTTGGGCTTATGGGGTTTTCGCAATTGTCAGGCTGGGTCGGCATGGAGGCGCGGAGCGAAGAAGCCGCCTATTTCGACGGCTCGCCGATTTCACTCAAATCCGATCCGGCCACAGCCGCCGACAAAACCATTTTAATCGTACGCGATTCGAAGGGAGATGTTGTCCAAAAGGTCACCATGGACCCGACATCGGATATCGTGGAATGGGCGGGCGTTGATGAGGACGGCGATCCATTGAAGTCAGGACTCTATAGTTTCGAGCTCGAAAACTATAGCGGCGAAACCTATCTCTCCACCAGTTCTGTCGAAACCTACTCCCGTATTGTTGAAGCTCGGTTTGATGGAGGGTCGACCATTTTGGTGCTTGAAGGCGGCAATGAGATTGATTCCGATTCCGTCACGGCGCTGCGCGATCCAAGTTGA
- the fliK gene encoding flagellar hook-length control protein FliK: MQEMQLQTLDFAAIARTDGQDRSKNTAVPDEVLSEHPESTFAAVFGEQSQILKPEVKKGGDDAIMPGVAIAAGSGQRLQTSAKDMFDGLAGVSSEGVTPNDDSSEAHDGPGDSIEPDASQFDAIQTNKTTLIQNLDVKFVDMHSVAQGGDQPNIALSGPSAEPGKNLPLINDGEVDAKDGIAHKPTDEIADLSVGEAGADFPENQIGDGLNADQKTQDGSGRLGYPNQSDGQDGMPQVTASLNHIGTISSGQMVGQDRSFDVAAYKNDSLKSTVESAKIQRLVSSWGGAAAMSRNETAPLGMNFALDDTVSNAEQTTISKAVEKPGTPPETTANAHVKLAISSVLLQADTTIDQTSEAQSNGNLTLKGGEVALETDLIGPKGGTDALKGTADQAGRSATPSGSEKTTLTPLMSKGVPEGVSHIEAPKIATPTSTIAQQNTLHATEGIDQSVAANIVTQQNSGNTRVGRHGDVDAPERTHQDDGGADTTTRITATPGASSVAPPPLAMSSITPLTNAEAEELKAGVEGISERLGEHAHVLSVADRANEATSPASMVTKADLPTRVAMQLADAARQLPDRPVEITLSPEELGKVRLSFQLSESGAMHVVIAAERGETLDLLRRNIDSLMSEFRDLGYENSGFSFQSFDQGSQGAINKNLTVLVEHLRRV; this comes from the coding sequence ATGCAAGAAATGCAATTACAGACTTTAGACTTCGCAGCGATTGCGCGCACTGACGGTCAAGACCGTTCCAAAAACACGGCTGTGCCGGACGAGGTCTTGTCCGAACATCCTGAAAGCACCTTTGCCGCGGTTTTCGGAGAGCAAAGCCAGATACTAAAACCCGAGGTAAAGAAAGGTGGCGATGACGCGATTATGCCGGGTGTGGCGATCGCTGCTGGAAGTGGCCAGAGGTTGCAAACTTCCGCCAAAGATATGTTTGATGGGTTGGCGGGTGTGTCGAGTGAGGGCGTTACGCCCAATGATGATAGCAGTGAGGCGCATGACGGACCGGGCGACAGTATTGAGCCCGATGCGAGCCAATTTGATGCAATCCAAACCAACAAAACCACGCTTATTCAAAACCTTGATGTGAAATTTGTTGACATGCACTCTGTAGCACAAGGGGGCGATCAACCCAATATTGCACTTTCCGGGCCTTCAGCTGAGCCGGGTAAAAACCTGCCCTTGATCAACGACGGTGAGGTGGACGCAAAGGACGGTATTGCTCATAAACCGACTGACGAAATTGCCGATCTTTCGGTTGGTGAGGCCGGAGCTGATTTTCCTGAAAATCAGATCGGGGATGGGTTAAATGCGGATCAAAAAACCCAAGATGGATCAGGGAGACTGGGTTATCCGAACCAGTCTGACGGCCAAGATGGCATGCCTCAAGTCACGGCCTCACTAAACCACATCGGCACAATCTCCTCTGGACAGATGGTTGGACAGGATCGCTCTTTTGACGTCGCTGCGTACAAAAATGATTCTCTAAAATCCACTGTTGAGAGTGCTAAAATCCAACGCCTAGTGTCCTCCTGGGGTGGTGCGGCTGCAATGAGCCGTAATGAAACAGCGCCTTTGGGCATGAATTTTGCGTTAGATGATACAGTGTCGAATGCAGAGCAAACCACGATTTCAAAAGCGGTTGAAAAGCCAGGCACCCCTCCTGAGACCACAGCCAATGCACATGTCAAACTTGCGATCTCGTCCGTTCTTTTGCAGGCAGACACCACAATTGATCAAACATCCGAGGCCCAATCGAACGGGAACCTTACGTTGAAAGGTGGCGAGGTCGCGCTGGAGACTGATTTGATCGGGCCAAAAGGTGGCACGGATGCTCTCAAAGGCACGGCAGATCAAGCCGGAAGAAGTGCTACCCCTTCTGGTTCAGAAAAGACGACACTCACGCCACTGATGTCGAAAGGCGTACCCGAGGGTGTGAGCCATATTGAAGCGCCAAAGATCGCCACACCAACGTCAACGATTGCCCAACAAAACACGCTGCATGCGACAGAGGGCATAGACCAATCTGTCGCTGCGAATATCGTCACTCAACAAAACAGTGGCAATACACGCGTCGGGCGTCATGGGGATGTAGACGCGCCAGAAAGAACGCATCAGGACGACGGCGGGGCCGACACTACAACGCGTATAACAGCGACACCCGGCGCATCTTCTGTTGCGCCTCCGCCTCTCGCGATGTCTTCAATCACGCCCTTGACGAACGCGGAAGCCGAAGAGCTTAAAGCGGGCGTCGAAGGTATCTCCGAGAGGCTTGGCGAACATGCGCATGTCTTGTCTGTCGCTGATCGTGCGAATGAAGCGACTTCACCGGCGAGCATGGTTACAAAAGCGGATCTGCCCACTCGGGTCGCGATGCAGCTTGCTGATGCGGCACGGCAACTGCCGGATCGTCCTGTTGAAATCACCCTCTCCCCTGAAGAATTGGGCAAGGTTCGGCTTTCTTTTCAGTTGTCCGAAAGCGGTGCGATGCATGTGGTGATTGCGGCGGAACGGGGTGAAACGCTTGATCTTTTGCGGCGCAATATCGACAGTCTGATGAGCGAATTCCGTGACCTTGGATATGAAAACAGTGGGTTCTCTTTTCAGAGTTTTGATCAAGGATCTCAGGGGGCGATCAACAAAAATTTGACAGTTTTGGTGGAACATCTGCGGAGAGTTTGA
- a CDS encoding rod-binding protein — protein MTLNAINAIQHSQTLKTPQDEKLQNAANKLEATFLSEMLKSAGFGETPDTFGGGTGEDQFSSFLVQAQAEKIVEAGGIGLAEHIFDALKESINGTS, from the coding sequence ATGACCCTCAACGCAATCAATGCGATTCAACACAGTCAGACTCTAAAGACGCCACAAGATGAAAAGTTACAGAATGCCGCGAACAAGCTTGAGGCAACATTTCTCTCCGAAATGTTGAAAAGTGCTGGATTCGGCGAAACGCCAGACACATTTGGCGGGGGAACGGGCGAAGATCAGTTTTCGTCCTTTTTGGTTCAGGCTCAGGCAGAAAAGATTGTCGAAGCTGGCGGAATCGGCCTCGCAGAACACATATTTGACGCTTTAAAGGAGAGTATAAATGGCACTTCTTGA
- a CDS encoding flagellin, protein MSSILTNNGAMVALQTLNSINSNLSKTQSMISTGKDVASAKDNSSVWAISKVMESDVAGFSAISDSLALGESTLSVASTAAETVTDLLTNIKEKVVASQEENVDRAKIQTDIDALVGQVKSVVGAAQFNGLSLVEGTDDVKILSSLDRASDGTVTASDITVNRMDLSTSAGTYGSGTSLASNATASAAAVSNTANTAIVTVGNTWAANDVATLSVAGVEVSFTATGTAVADVGDGLAGLINGLGIEGVTATGNGDGTLTISSAKAFEGVSVGVGETTAGDGDVLITTLNGTGSLTATSGDIDERAESIALSTSAAVKEGDGYKVTVGGSSYNYIAGKGESMEDVAKGLKTAIDSAGLTDISTTVAKDETTGQWSLKVDNDGSSLAFSVTGNEGGKASGGLFGLDSIDVTTNSGADSALGNIETLINNSIDAAAAFGSAQGRIETQSSFISNLTDALTSGIGSMVDADMEEASAKLQALQVQQQLGVQSLSIANQAPQSILSLFG, encoded by the coding sequence ATGTCCAGCATTCTGACCAACAATGGCGCAATGGTTGCGCTTCAAACGTTGAACTCTATCAACTCTAATCTTTCCAAGACTCAGAGCATGATCTCGACCGGTAAAGATGTTGCATCCGCCAAGGACAACTCTTCGGTCTGGGCCATCTCGAAAGTCATGGAATCGGATGTTGCCGGTTTCAGTGCAATCTCCGACAGCCTTGCTCTCGGCGAATCAACTCTGTCTGTTGCCTCCACAGCAGCTGAAACAGTCACCGACCTTTTGACCAACATCAAAGAAAAAGTCGTTGCGTCCCAAGAAGAAAACGTCGACCGCGCAAAAATCCAAACTGACATTGACGCTCTGGTTGGTCAGGTGAAATCGGTTGTCGGCGCAGCCCAGTTCAATGGTCTGAGCCTTGTTGAGGGCACCGATGATGTTAAAATCTTGTCCTCTTTGGATCGCGCCTCTGACGGCACTGTGACCGCCTCTGATATCACCGTAAACCGCATGGATCTCTCCACAAGTGCGGGGACCTATGGCTCCGGTACTTCGCTGGCCTCCAACGCCACCGCATCTGCCGCTGCAGTGTCCAATACCGCAAATACTGCCATTGTGACCGTCGGCAACACCTGGGCTGCGAATGATGTGGCAACGCTGAGTGTTGCGGGTGTTGAGGTGAGCTTTACAGCCACCGGCACGGCTGTTGCAGATGTTGGCGATGGCCTCGCGGGCCTTATCAACGGCCTTGGTATCGAAGGCGTTACAGCCACCGGTAATGGCGATGGCACTCTGACGATCAGTTCCGCCAAAGCGTTTGAAGGCGTGTCTGTAGGTGTGGGCGAAACGACTGCGGGCGATGGTGATGTCTTGATCACGACTCTCAATGGTACGGGCTCGCTAACGGCAACGTCAGGTGACATCGACGAACGTGCCGAGAGCATTGCTCTTTCGACCTCCGCTGCCGTAAAAGAGGGCGATGGCTACAAAGTTACCGTTGGCGGAAGTTCTTACAATTATATCGCTGGCAAAGGCGAATCGATGGAAGACGTCGCCAAAGGCCTGAAAACCGCAATTGACTCGGCCGGCCTCACTGACATCAGCACCACCGTTGCCAAAGATGAAACCACTGGACAGTGGTCTCTTAAGGTCGACAACGATGGCTCTTCTCTTGCTTTCTCCGTCACGGGCAACGAAGGCGGTAAAGCCTCTGGTGGCCTGTTTGGCCTCGATAGCATTGATGTAACCACCAATTCAGGCGCTGATTCGGCTCTCGGCAATATCGAGACTCTTATCAACAACTCGATTGATGCCGCTGCAGCCTTTGGTTCAGCCCAAGGTCGTATCGAAACCCAATCGAGCTTTATCTCAAACCTGACCGATGCTCTGACGTCCGGTATTGGCTCCATGGTTGATGCTGACATGGAAGAAGCGTCCGCCAAACTCCAGGCACTTCAGGTGCAACAGCAGTTGGGCGTGCAGTCCCTGTCGATCGCAAACCAAGCGCCACAATCGATCCTATCGCTCTTCGGTTAA
- the flaF gene encoding flagellar biosynthesis regulator FlaF has product MNALQMARTAYSNTTAPIRTPRGTEYEAFARITHRLRQASADKKISYPDYVKALYDNRRLWTLLASSVADKDNQLPKELRAKIFYLAQFTAQHTSAILSKKANESALIDINTAIMRGLHREGQ; this is encoded by the coding sequence GTGAACGCTCTCCAAATGGCCCGAACGGCCTATTCCAATACCACCGCCCCAATTCGTACTCCTCGCGGCACCGAATACGAGGCTTTCGCACGCATTACACATCGTCTGCGCCAAGCCTCGGCAGATAAGAAAATATCTTATCCTGATTATGTGAAAGCTCTTTATGATAATCGCCGCCTCTGGACGCTCCTCGCCTCCAGTGTCGCTGATAAAGACAATCAACTCCCAAAGGAGCTGAGAGCAAAGATCTTCTATCTGGCTCAATTCACCGCTCAACATACATCGGCGATTCTCTCAAAAAAAGCCAATGAGTCAGCGCTCATTGATATCAACACAGCCATTATGCGCGGCTTGCATCGGGAGGGTCAGTAA
- the flbT gene encoding flagellar biosynthesis repressor FlbT translates to MSGLVLKLGPKERVLINGAVIENGDRRSRLSIVTPNANILRLRDAIHPEEVNTPVRRVCYIAQLVLSGDAEPKEAGIQLMRGIEQLSQVLTDPDSRKILNAATSEVQSEQYYQALKSLRALIPREERLLSAAKYQ, encoded by the coding sequence ATGAGTGGCCTCGTACTAAAGCTCGGCCCAAAAGAGCGGGTTCTGATCAACGGCGCCGTGATTGAAAATGGAGATCGGCGGTCTCGGCTTTCAATCGTCACGCCAAATGCCAACATTCTCAGACTACGGGATGCCATACATCCCGAAGAAGTAAACACGCCGGTACGCCGAGTATGCTATATTGCGCAACTCGTCCTCTCCGGAGATGCCGAGCCGAAAGAGGCGGGCATTCAGCTCATGCGTGGGATTGAGCAACTCAGTCAGGTTCTAACAGACCCCGACAGCCGTAAAATTTTAAATGCCGCCACATCTGAAGTTCAAAGCGAGCAGTATTACCAAGCACTTAAGTCGCTGCGTGCGCTCATTCCAAGAGAAGAACGGCTCTTGTCTGCCGCTAAATACCAATGA
- a CDS encoding DUF1217 domain-containing protein, which produces MSYQPVVPFGGYAGWVVLQRTKDNQQEAFNASSEIKRDIDYFRENIAEVKSAEDLVSNFRLLKVALGAFGLDDDINNKYFIERVLDEGTLDSDSLSNKLSDKRYLKFSEAFGFGNFDIPNTVLSDFPDKIISSYQDKQFEIAVGEQNDDMRLALNIETELTEIANKDTTGNGRWYSVMGNEAVRSVMQTALGLPSSVSTLDLDQQLSIFKDKAKQYFGNSEVAQFSDPEKREDLVKLFLIRSEINAGSTGTSAASNALALLTGSF; this is translated from the coding sequence ATGAGCTATCAGCCTGTTGTTCCATTTGGTGGCTACGCTGGGTGGGTTGTCCTTCAACGCACAAAGGACAACCAGCAGGAGGCATTCAATGCCTCGTCTGAAATCAAGCGTGACATAGATTACTTCCGCGAGAATATCGCGGAGGTAAAGTCCGCCGAAGATCTGGTGTCCAATTTTCGCCTTCTCAAAGTTGCTCTGGGAGCGTTTGGGTTGGATGATGACATCAACAACAAATACTTTATCGAACGTGTTTTAGACGAGGGTACACTCGATTCAGATTCGCTCTCAAATAAGCTATCCGACAAACGCTATCTCAAGTTCTCAGAAGCATTTGGATTTGGAAACTTTGATATTCCAAACACTGTGCTCAGTGATTTTCCGGATAAGATCATTTCATCCTATCAAGATAAGCAATTTGAAATTGCCGTCGGTGAACAAAACGATGACATGCGGCTTGCTCTGAATATTGAGACAGAGCTGACAGAAATCGCCAACAAAGATACAACGGGAAACGGTCGTTGGTATTCAGTCATGGGAAATGAAGCGGTGAGATCGGTTATGCAAACGGCTCTTGGGCTTCCAAGTTCTGTCAGCACCTTGGATTTGGACCAGCAGTTGAGTATTTTTAAAGACAAGGCCAAACAATATTTTGGAAACTCTGAAGTCGCGCAATTTTCTGACCCCGAAAAGCGCGAAGACCTCGTAAAGCTATTTCTCATACGCTCCGAGATCAATGCAGGGTCAACAGGCACCTCAGCAGCATCTAATGCGCTTGCACTTTTGACCGGATCTTTTTGA
- a CDS encoding DEAD/DEAH box helicase translates to MIKTLSDALAERGYDTLTAVQEAVNAPELQDADLLVSAQTGSGKTVGFGLAIAHTLMGDSDRLEPASSPLALVVAPTRELAFQVMRELEWLYAKAGARMASCVGGMDMRDERRKLERGAHIVVGTPGRLRDHIQRGSLDMTGLRAIVLDEADEMLDLGFREDLEFMLGEAPADRRTLLFSATVPPMIAKLAKQFQRDAVRVSTQSNTTQHADISYQALRVAQSDSENAIFNLLRFHDAQNAIVFANTRVAVNHLTARLANRGFSVVTLSGELSQNERTHALQAMRDGRAKVCVATDVAARGIDLPGLDLVIHADLPTNAEGLLHRSGRTGRAGRKGISALIIPPRSIRKAEQLLKFAKIQAEWTTPPSADDINQRDEERLLADPVWSEEMTEEHSAFAAKLLELHSPEQIAAAYLRLFRARQSAPEDLTPPDARPDPRERKPFGPSVWFSVSVGRDDRAEPRWLLPLLCRSGNLTKDDIGAIRIQQSESFVEIKQASLSGFLSSLGGSGELEEGVIARQLAGPPTFSATAPRSNSGSRSDAKPPRRDVDTAPRRDYDKGPRKDFDAPRKESAYGSDAPREFKKPRHKNAGIPKTRRELDEAHQAAKPRTERAPKPAGKPSAAPKRAKGAGDTPGKTYGGKPAAKYAAKTGKPGAKPKAGGAKPSKGKAAQGGGFATPKRQKS, encoded by the coding sequence ATGATTAAAACACTTTCCGATGCACTCGCGGAACGCGGCTATGACACGCTGACTGCGGTCCAGGAGGCTGTGAACGCCCCCGAACTTCAAGACGCCGACCTTTTGGTGTCTGCACAGACCGGTTCGGGCAAAACCGTGGGCTTCGGCCTTGCGATTGCGCACACTCTGATGGGCGACAGTGACCGCCTTGAACCTGCCTCATCCCCGCTTGCATTGGTTGTGGCCCCGACCCGCGAATTGGCCTTTCAGGTCATGCGCGAACTTGAATGGCTCTATGCCAAAGCCGGGGCGCGGATGGCGTCTTGTGTGGGTGGCATGGACATGCGCGACGAACGCCGCAAATTGGAACGTGGTGCCCATATCGTTGTCGGCACGCCGGGTCGTTTGCGCGATCACATTCAACGCGGGTCTTTGGATATGACGGGCCTGCGCGCCATCGTCTTGGACGAAGCCGATGAAATGCTTGATCTTGGCTTCCGCGAAGACCTTGAATTCATGCTGGGCGAAGCACCCGCAGACCGCCGTACCTTGTTGTTCTCGGCCACAGTGCCGCCGATGATCGCCAAATTGGCGAAGCAATTTCAACGCGATGCCGTGCGCGTCAGCACCCAGTCGAACACGACCCAACACGCCGACATCAGCTACCAAGCCTTGCGTGTGGCTCAAAGCGACTCGGAAAACGCGATTTTTAACCTTCTGCGTTTTCACGATGCGCAAAACGCAATTGTGTTCGCCAACACCCGCGTTGCCGTCAATCACCTGACCGCGCGGCTTGCCAATCGTGGTTTTTCTGTTGTGACCCTATCTGGCGAATTGAGCCAGAATGAGCGGACCCATGCGTTGCAAGCAATGCGGGACGGGCGGGCGAAAGTTTGTGTTGCCACCGATGTTGCGGCGCGTGGGATCGACTTGCCGGGTCTGGATTTGGTGATCCATGCCGATTTGCCGACCAACGCCGAGGGGCTTTTGCACCGCTCTGGCCGGACAGGTCGCGCCGGGCGCAAGGGTATTTCTGCGCTGATCATTCCGCCGCGTTCGATCCGCAAAGCCGAACAGCTTTTGAAATTTGCAAAAATTCAGGCCGAATGGACCACCCCACCGTCCGCCGATGACATCAACCAGCGCGACGAGGAACGGCTTTTGGCCGATCCGGTTTGGTCTGAGGAAATGACCGAGGAGCACAGCGCCTTTGCCGCCAAGCTCTTGGAGTTGCATTCGCCAGAGCAGATCGCCGCCGCCTATTTGCGTCTGTTCCGCGCGCGTCAATCCGCGCCTGAGGACTTGACGCCACCGGATGCGCGCCCTGATCCGCGCGAACGCAAGCCGTTTGGTCCGAGTGTCTGGTTTTCCGTTTCGGTTGGGCGCGATGATCGGGCTGAGCCGCGCTGGCTTTTGCCGCTGTTGTGTCGCTCAGGCAACCTGACGAAAGACGACATTGGCGCGATCCGCATTCAGCAATCTGAAAGCTTTGTTGAGATCAAGCAAGCCAGCCTTTCTGGATTTTTGTCGTCTCTGGGTGGGAGCGGTGAACTTGAAGAAGGCGTCATTGCCCGCCAACTTGCTGGTCCGCCGACATTTTCCGCTACCGCGCCGCGCAGCAACTCCGGCTCGCGTTCGGATGCGAAGCCGCCTCGTCGGGATGTGGACACTGCCCCGCGTCGTGACTACGACAAAGGCCCCCGCAAGGATTTTGACGCTCCACGTAAAGAGAGCGCCTATGGTTCCGATGCGCCTCGGGAGTTCAAAAAGCCGCGTCACAAGAATGCTGGCATTCCGAAGACACGCCGCGAATTGGATGAAGCGCATCAAGCGGCCAAACCCCGCACGGAGCGCGCTCCGAAACCGGCCGGAAAACCGAGCGCAGCCCCCAAGCGGGCTAAGGGAGCGGGGGATACACCGGGGAAAACCTATGGTGGCAAACCCGCTGCCAAATATGCCGCAAAGACTGGCAAGCCGGGAGCTAAGCCTAAAGCGGGTGGCGCGAAACCCAGCAAGGGGAAAGCTGCACAGGGCGGCGGATTTGCCACTCCGAAACGGCAGAAAAGTTAA
- the ilvD gene encoding dihydroxy-acid dehydratase produces the protein MPHYKSRRSTHGRNMAGARGLWRATGMTDSDFGKPIIAVVNSFTQFVPGHVHLKDLGQMVAREIENAGGVAKEFNTIAVDDGIAMGHDGMLYSLPSRELIADSVEYMVNAHCADAMVCISNCDKITPGMMMAAMRLNIPVIFVSGGPMEAGKVQDGDIVQKLDLVDAMVSAADDKYTDEQVDAIERAACPTCGSCSGMFTANSMNCLAEALGLALPGNGSTLATHADRKHLFLEAGRKIVEITKKHYEDEVPGLLPRDIARFEAFENAMSLDIAMGGSTNTVLHLLAIAYEGGVNFTMDDIDRLSRKVPVLCKVAPSVPNVHMEDVHRAGGIFSILGQMYRGGLLHGDVSTVHSDTMAAAIAKWDISVANNPEAESLFKAAPGGVRTTQAFSTENRYKELDTDRENGVIRSVEHAFSKDGGLAVLFGNIAERGCIVKTAGVDDSILKFTGKARVFDSQDDSVNAILTRQVEAGDIVVIRYEGPRGGPGMQEMLYPTSYLKSKGLGKKCALLTDGRFSGGTSGLSIGHVSPEAEEGGLIGLVETGDVIEIDIPNRTIELKVEDAEIEKRRVAKGPLPWGPAEVRPRAVSTALKAYALFASAADKGGVRILPE, from the coding sequence ATGCCCCATTACAAATCCCGCCGCTCCACTCATGGCCGGAACATGGCCGGTGCCCGCGGCCTCTGGCGCGCAACCGGCATGACCGACAGCGATTTCGGCAAGCCGATCATCGCCGTCGTGAATTCGTTTACCCAGTTTGTACCGGGTCACGTTCACCTCAAAGACCTTGGTCAAATGGTGGCGCGCGAGATTGAAAATGCGGGTGGTGTGGCGAAAGAATTCAACACCATTGCGGTCGACGACGGCATCGCCATGGGCCATGACGGGATGCTTTATTCTCTGCCTTCGCGCGAACTGATTGCGGATTCGGTCGAGTATATGGTCAATGCGCACTGCGCCGATGCGATGGTCTGTATCTCCAATTGCGATAAAATCACCCCCGGTATGATGATGGCCGCGATGCGCCTCAACATTCCGGTGATTTTCGTCTCCGGTGGCCCGATGGAAGCGGGCAAAGTGCAAGATGGCGACATCGTGCAAAAGCTCGACCTCGTGGATGCGATGGTGTCGGCGGCTGATGACAAATACACCGACGAACAGGTTGACGCGATTGAACGCGCCGCCTGTCCGACTTGCGGGTCTTGCTCTGGTATGTTCACTGCCAACTCGATGAACTGTCTGGCCGAGGCTCTGGGTCTGGCTTTGCCGGGCAACGGCTCGACTTTGGCGACACATGCGGATCGCAAACACCTCTTTTTGGAAGCGGGTCGCAAGATCGTTGAGATCACCAAAAAGCATTACGAAGACGAGGTTCCGGGTCTGCTTCCGCGCGACATCGCACGTTTTGAAGCCTTCGAAAATGCCATGTCCCTTGATATTGCGATGGGCGGCTCGACCAACACGGTTCTGCACCTTTTGGCCATCGCTTATGAGGGCGGCGTGAATTTCACCATGGATGACATTGATCGCCTGTCCCGCAAAGTTCCGGTGCTGTGCAAGGTCGCGCCCTCCGTACCCAACGTGCATATGGAAGACGTCCACCGCGCCGGCGGCATCTTTTCGATCCTTGGTCAGATGTATCGTGGCGGGTTGTTGCACGGCGATGTCAGCACCGTGCATTCCGACACGATGGCCGCAGCCATTGCGAAATGGGATATTTCCGTTGCCAACAACCCCGAAGCTGAAAGCCTGTTCAAGGCAGCGCCGGGTGGTGTGCGCACGACACAGGCTTTTTCCACTGAGAACCGCTACAAAGAACTCGACACCGACCGCGAAAATGGCGTGATCCGCTCTGTCGAACATGCGTTTTCCAAAGACGGTGGTTTGGCCGTTTTGTTCGGCAATATCGCGGAACGTGGCTGTATCGTGAAAACGGCAGGGGTGGACGACTCCATCCTCAAATTCACCGGCAAAGCCCGCGTGTTTGATTCCCAAGACGACTCGGTCAACGCCATTTTGACCCGCCAAGTTGAAGCCGGTGACATCGTTGTGATCCGCTACGAAGGCCCGCGCGGTGGTCCGGGGATGCAAGAAATGCTCTACCCGACGTCCTATTTGAAATCCAAAGGTTTGGGCAAAAAATGCGCCCTGTTGACCGATGGTCGGTTCTCTGGTGGCACCTCTGGCCTGTCCATCGGCCATGTTAGCCCGGAAGCCGAAGAGGGTGGTTTGATCGGTCTGGTGGAAACGGGCGATGTGATCGAGATCGACATCCCGAATCGCACGATTGAGTTGAAAGTCGAAGACGCCGAGATCGAAAAACGCCGTGTTGCCAAAGGCCCACTGCCTTGGGGCCCGGCCGAGGTGCGTCCGCGTGCTGTCTCTACTGCGCTCAAAGCCTATGCCTTGTTTGCCTCTGCGGCTGACAAAGGTGGGGTTCGGATTTTGCCCGAGTAA